The following proteins are encoded in a genomic region of Magnolia sinica isolate HGM2019 chromosome 1, MsV1, whole genome shotgun sequence:
- the LOC131217853 gene encoding eukaryotic initiation factor 4A-15 — protein sequence MAGSAPEGSQFDGRQYDTRMNELLAADGQDFFTSYDEVYESFDSMGLQENLLRGIYAYGFEKPSAIQQRGIVPFCKGLDVIQQAQSGTGKTATFCSGILQQLDYGLVECQALVLAPTRELAQQIEKVMRALGDYLGVKVHACVGGTSVREDQRILSSGVHVVVGTPGRVFDMLRRQSLRPDCIKMFVLDEADEMLSRGFKDQIYDIFQLLPSKVQVGVFSATMPPEALEITRKFMNKPVRILVKRDELTLEGIKQFYVNVEKEEWKLETLCDLYETLAITQSVIFVNTRRKVDWLTDKMRSRDHTVSATHGDMDQNTRDIIMREFRSGSSRVLITTDLLARGIDVQQVSLVINYDLPTQPENYLHRIGRSGRFGRKGVAINFVTRDDERMLFDIQKFYNVVVEELPSNVADLL from the exons ATGGCAGGATCGGCACCAGAAGGGTCACAATTCGATGGTCGTCAGTATGATACTAGAATGAATGAGTT GTTGGCGGCTGATGGACAAGATTTTTTTACATCATATGATGAGGTTTATGAAAGCTTCGATTCTATGGGTTTGCAGGAGAATCTTCTGAGAGGCATCTATGCATATG GGTTTGAGAAGCCCTCCGCAATCCAGCAAAGGGGAATTGTGCCCTTCTGTAAGGGTCTTGATGTGATTCAGCAAGCACAGTCTGGTACTGGCAAAACAGCGACTTTCTGCTCTGGAATTTTGCAACAGCTTGATTATGGTCTAGTTGAGTGTCAGGCCTTGGTTCTTGCTCCTACTCGAGAACTTGCCCAACAAATTGAAAAGGTTATGCGCGCACTTGGAGATTACTTGGGAGTGAAGGTGCATGCCTGTGTTGGTGGTACCAGCGTGCGTGAGGATCAGCGCATTCTTTCAAGTGGGGTTCATGTTGTCGTTGGCACTCCTGGTCGTGTTTTCGACATGTTGCGAAGACAGTCCCTTCGCCCTGACTGCATCAAGATGTTTGTACTGGATGAAGCGGATGAAATGCTTTCACGAGGTTTCAAGGATCAG ATCTATGACATTTTCCAGCTCCTCCCTTCCAAAGTCCAGGTAGGGGTCTTTTCTGCTACAATGCCACCCGAGGCTCTTGAGATTACCCGCAAGTTCATGAACAAGCCTGTGAGAATTTTGGTGAAACGAGATGAGCTGACCCTGGAGGGAATTAAGCAGTTCTATGTGAATGTCGAAAAGGAGGAATGGAAGCTGGAGACCCTATGTGACCTCTACGAGACCCTGGCCATCACTCAGAGTGTCATCTTCGTTAACACCCGACGTAAGGTTGACTGGCTGACCGATAAGATGCGCAGCCGGGATCACACAGTCTCTGCCACCCATGGTGATATGGACCAGAACACGAGAGACATAATCATGCGTGAATTCCGGTCCGGATCCTCCCGCGTGCTTATTACCACTGATCTCTTGGCTCGTGGTATTGATGTCCAGCAGGTCTCACTTGTCATCAACTATGATCTGCCGACACAACCAGAGAACTATCTCCATCGTATTGGGCGTAGCGGTCGTTTTGGAAGGAAAGGTGTTGCGATCAACTTTGTGACGCGTGATGATGAACGGATGCTGTTCGACATCCAAAAGTTCTACAATGTGGTGGTCGAGGAGCTCCCGTCAAATGTTGCTGACCTCCTCTGA